The following are encoded in a window of bacterium genomic DNA:
- the mutY gene encoding A/G-specific adenine glycosylase yields the protein MPPFSKNLLSWYDRCKRDLPWRHTTNPYFIWISEAMLQQTTVATVIPYYERFIQTLPTLKDLATAPEDQLLKLWAGLGYYSRVRNLKKAAQKVVGEFNGKLPSTAAQLKTLPGLGDYASAAVASIAFGEVIPVVDGNVLRVVARYKGIGDDIMLPKTREMVRDIMKELIDKKRPGDFNQAVMELGATVCTPKNTQCLLCPLRDGCTAYKSNQVHLLPIKVKKTKYMDVNLTCFVYQHKKSYWLTQRAQGEVNGMMWEFPLEESRPQRTDIKPVKHAIMNKRITVWPVIEKMSQKPKQAGSWIAITQLQEYPLTTITKKVLKSIQSVQF from the coding sequence ATGCCCCCATTTTCAAAAAATCTACTCTCCTGGTACGATCGCTGTAAACGCGATTTGCCCTGGCGGCATACCACTAATCCCTATTTTATTTGGATATCCGAAGCGATGTTGCAGCAAACAACTGTTGCTACGGTAATTCCTTATTATGAGCGTTTTATTCAAACACTCCCTACACTAAAAGATTTAGCAACAGCTCCCGAAGATCAGCTTCTCAAATTATGGGCAGGTCTTGGTTATTACTCGCGCGTGCGTAATCTTAAAAAAGCAGCGCAGAAAGTTGTTGGGGAATTTAACGGTAAACTTCCGTCTACTGCCGCACAACTCAAAACACTTCCAGGTTTGGGCGATTACGCCTCGGCAGCCGTTGCCAGTATAGCTTTTGGTGAAGTGATCCCGGTGGTTGATGGCAATGTGTTGCGAGTGGTTGCCCGCTATAAAGGAATTGGGGATGACATCATGCTGCCTAAAACTCGCGAAATGGTCCGCGACATCATGAAAGAACTTATCGATAAAAAACGCCCAGGTGATTTTAATCAGGCCGTGATGGAATTGGGTGCTACCGTGTGTACACCTAAAAATACGCAATGTCTTTTATGCCCGCTACGTGATGGATGCACGGCTTATAAATCAAATCAGGTTCATTTGCTTCCTATCAAAGTCAAAAAAACAAAATACATGGACGTCAATCTTACCTGCTTTGTTTATCAACATAAAAAATCCTACTGGCTTACCCAGCGCGCCCAAGGTGAAGTAAATGGGATGATGTGGGAGTTCCCGTTAGAAGAAAGCCGCCCTCAAAGAACAGACATAAAACCGGTAAAACATGCCATTATGAATAAGCGGATTACCGTTTGGCCTGTAATAGAAAAAATGTCTCAAAAGCCCAAGCAGGCAGGAAGTTGGATTGCTATTACTCAACTTCAAGAGTACCCGCTCACCACTATTACCAAAAAAGTTCTTAAGTCCATTCAAAGCGTTCAGTTTTAG